A stretch of Endozoicomonas sp. SCSIO W0465 DNA encodes these proteins:
- the lpcA gene encoding D-sedoheptulose 7-phosphate isomerase produces the protein MSSEFKAIVRQELEEAAVVLNRFLDDEANLESIDHAAQLLSECFKAGGKVLSCGNGGSHCDAMHFAEELTGRFRENRPGYAAIAISDPSHISCVSNDFGYEYVFSRYVEAVGSEGDVLLGISTSGNSGNIIKAVEAARAKGMKVVLLSGKDGGKMAGMADVEIRVPHFGYADRIQEVHIKAIHIMIQLIEKYME, from the coding sequence ATGTCTTCAGAATTTAAAGCCATTGTTCGACAGGAGCTGGAAGAAGCGGCGGTTGTGCTGAACCGGTTCCTGGATGATGAAGCCAATCTTGAGTCCATCGATCATGCTGCTCAGCTATTGTCTGAGTGTTTTAAAGCCGGTGGCAAAGTGCTTTCCTGTGGTAATGGCGGTTCCCATTGTGATGCTATGCACTTTGCTGAGGAGCTGACCGGACGTTTCCGGGAAAACCGTCCTGGTTACGCAGCCATTGCCATTTCCGATCCCAGTCATATTTCCTGTGTGTCCAACGACTTTGGCTATGAGTATGTCTTCTCACGTTACGTTGAAGCGGTAGGCAGCGAAGGGGATGTATTGCTGGGTATCAGCACCAGTGGCAATTCCGGGAATATTATCAAGGCGGTAGAAGCGGCCAGGGCAAAAGGGATGAAGGTGGTTCTTCTCTCAGGCAAAGATGGCGGCAAGATGGCGGGTATGGCGGATGTCGAAATTCGTGTGCCTCACTTTGGTTATGCTGATCGGATTCAGGAAGTCCATATTAAGGCTATCCACATTATGATTCAGCTTATTGAAAAGTATATGGAATAA
- a CDS encoding 1-acyl-sn-glycerol-3-phosphate acyltransferase: protein MSSAVGSTTTLAVATTFSFIKTIVFYLSLAVWTVFWAMLMILFIYPFRFKLRHRIFVKTWAMVSVYLCRLICGIRWEVKGSENIPNTPCVIISNHQSTWETLYLQTLLTPQTQVIKQELLKIPFFGWAFKKIKPIAINRKDARQALQQVREQGKAALEHNVWVLIFPEGTRTPPGEPGKFSRGGAGLAKAADVDILPIAHNAGVFWPNDSWLKRPGTIQVEIGPVINTETLSVAEVNDATRNWIAEALNNMN, encoded by the coding sequence ATGTCATCAGCTGTCGGTTCTACAACTACCCTGGCAGTAGCCACTACCTTTTCTTTTATAAAGACCATTGTCTTTTACTTGTCACTGGCAGTCTGGACGGTGTTCTGGGCAATGCTGATGATCCTGTTTATTTATCCTTTCCGGTTTAAACTCCGTCACCGAATATTTGTCAAAACATGGGCCATGGTATCGGTATATCTTTGTCGTTTAATTTGTGGCATACGATGGGAGGTAAAAGGAAGTGAGAATATACCGAACACCCCTTGTGTCATTATCAGCAACCACCAAAGCACTTGGGAAACCCTTTACCTGCAAACGTTATTGACTCCCCAGACTCAGGTGATCAAACAGGAGCTGCTGAAAATCCCCTTCTTTGGCTGGGCCTTTAAAAAAATCAAACCCATCGCCATCAATCGTAAGGATGCTCGACAGGCACTGCAACAGGTAAGGGAGCAGGGTAAAGCGGCACTTGAGCATAACGTCTGGGTTCTCATTTTCCCGGAAGGAACCCGAACGCCCCCCGGTGAACCAGGAAAGTTCTCCCGTGGAGGCGCCGGTCTGGCAAAAGCTGCCGATGTGGACATTCTTCCCATTGCTCATAATGCCGGTGTTTTCTGGCCGAATGATTCATGGTTAAAACGTCCCGGTACCATACAGGTTGAAATTGGTCCGGTGATTAACACGGAAACGCTTTCTGTGGCAGAAGTAAATGATGCAACCAGAAACTGGATTGCCGAGGCACTCAATAACATGAACTGA
- the gmhB gene encoding D-glycero-beta-D-manno-heptose 1,7-bisphosphate 7-phosphatase: MTKLVILDRDGVINEDSDHYIRSAEEWLPIVGSIEAIARLSSEGFSVVVATNQSGLARAYFTLKALDAMHDKLTRLVKARGGQIDGIYFCPHGPDDHCQCRKPKTGLIDQIFTDYDAIPAETWVVGDSLRDLQAGVACGCKVALVLTGKGLKTQAKLIEHPEVLAGNRDVPVYNNLNSFVEELLSEGF; the protein is encoded by the coding sequence ATGACCAAGCTTGTTATTCTGGATCGGGATGGCGTTATCAATGAAGATTCAGACCATTACATACGATCCGCAGAAGAGTGGCTTCCCATTGTGGGAAGTATTGAAGCCATTGCCCGACTGTCGTCTGAGGGCTTCAGCGTCGTGGTAGCGACCAACCAGTCCGGATTGGCTCGTGCCTACTTCACGCTCAAAGCGCTCGATGCCATGCATGACAAGCTTACCAGGCTGGTCAAAGCCCGGGGGGGACAAATTGATGGTATCTATTTTTGCCCACACGGTCCGGATGATCACTGTCAGTGCAGAAAGCCAAAAACGGGCCTCATTGATCAGATTTTTACGGACTATGACGCCATCCCTGCAGAAACCTGGGTAGTTGGCGATTCACTTCGTGATCTACAGGCCGGTGTAGCCTGTGGTTGTAAGGTTGCACTGGTATTGACTGGCAAAGGCCTTAAAACCCAAGCTAAACTCATCGAACACCCAGAAGTGCTTGCTGGTAACAGGGATGTACCTGTTTATAACAATCTAAACAGCTTTGTAGAAGAATTACTTTCAGAGGGATTTTAA
- the glyS gene encoding glycine--tRNA ligase subunit beta yields MSTSLNKEHKEDFLIELGTEELPPKALKSLSEAFTRGIISGLEKNQITFTRYESFAAPRRLALLITGLDTAQPDQQLERKGPAIKAAYDAEGNPSKAALGFARANGVHFEDLEQEETPKGTWLVYRSVKPGEATRDLLPEIVTQSLDNLPIPKRMRWGASRTEFVRPVHWLLMLQGNSVIDCEILGLKSGNTTRGHRFHAHQAITITKPADYAQALREQGKVIASFDTRREIIREQVEQVATTINGHSVIDPDLLDEVTALNEWPVALCGRFDEEFLSVPSEALISSMKGHQKYFHVENSEGKLLPHFITVANIESSGPRHVVEGNEKVIRPRLADAKFFYDTDRKKTQDDRREKLKPIVFQAQLGSVFAKTERIARLSSYIAETEGGDAKLAERAGQLCKSDLVSEMVLEFPELQGIMGQYYADNDGENPEVSKTLYEQYMPRFAGDQLPSTLIGCAVAIADKVDTITGIFGINQLPTGSKDPFALRRASIGVLRIIVEKKLNLDLVALIDQAIQGYQEQGVSLPALDNLNTTIVNYMLERFDAAYQEEGIAIEIVNSVKALRPTRPLDFDLRIKAITRFNAMNEADALASANKRVSNILAKAGDIVIPDALDETLLREVAEIELAKVVFVKKQEIAPALEAGRYAVVMDNLAALKEPVDRFFDQVLVNAEEEAVRLNRYALLKQLRSLFLQVADISLLQKS; encoded by the coding sequence ATGAGTACTTCTCTTAATAAAGAGCATAAAGAAGACTTCCTGATTGAGCTGGGTACCGAAGAGCTGCCACCAAAGGCATTAAAGAGTCTGTCTGAAGCATTTACCCGGGGAATTATTTCCGGTCTTGAAAAAAACCAGATCACCTTTACCCGTTACGAGTCGTTTGCAGCCCCTCGTCGCCTGGCTCTACTGATCACAGGCCTGGATACCGCACAGCCAGATCAACAGCTTGAGCGTAAAGGACCGGCCATCAAAGCGGCCTATGACGCCGAAGGTAACCCAAGCAAAGCAGCGCTTGGTTTTGCCCGTGCCAACGGTGTTCATTTTGAAGACCTGGAACAGGAAGAGACACCAAAAGGCACATGGTTGGTCTACCGTTCTGTTAAACCGGGTGAAGCAACCCGGGATTTGCTGCCGGAAATCGTTACCCAGTCTCTGGATAACCTGCCCATTCCAAAGCGTATGCGCTGGGGTGCCAGCCGTACCGAGTTTGTTCGTCCCGTTCACTGGCTGCTGATGCTACAGGGTAATAGTGTTATTGATTGTGAAATCCTTGGCCTGAAGTCAGGTAATACAACCCGTGGTCACCGCTTCCACGCTCATCAGGCAATCACCATTACCAAACCTGCAGATTATGCCCAGGCTCTCCGTGAGCAGGGCAAAGTTATTGCCAGCTTTGATACCCGTCGTGAAATCATTCGTGAGCAGGTTGAGCAAGTTGCAACCACGATTAATGGTCACTCGGTGATTGATCCGGACCTTCTGGATGAAGTAACCGCTCTCAACGAATGGCCCGTTGCCCTTTGCGGCCGTTTTGATGAAGAATTCCTTTCCGTTCCATCGGAAGCACTGATCTCTTCCATGAAAGGACATCAGAAATATTTCCATGTGGAAAACAGTGAAGGGAAACTCCTGCCTCACTTTATTACCGTGGCAAATATTGAAAGCTCCGGGCCTCGCCATGTTGTAGAGGGTAATGAAAAAGTTATTCGCCCCCGTCTTGCTGATGCCAAGTTCTTCTATGATACAGATCGCAAAAAGACACAAGACGATCGTCGTGAAAAACTGAAGCCCATTGTATTTCAGGCTCAACTGGGCTCAGTGTTTGCCAAAACTGAGCGTATCGCACGACTTTCATCTTATATTGCAGAAACTGAAGGTGGTGATGCCAAGCTTGCTGAACGTGCTGGTCAGCTGTGTAAATCCGACCTGGTGTCTGAAATGGTTCTGGAGTTTCCGGAGCTTCAGGGCATCATGGGTCAGTACTATGCCGACAACGATGGTGAAAATCCTGAAGTCAGCAAGACGTTGTATGAGCAATACATGCCTCGCTTTGCCGGTGATCAGCTGCCGTCAACACTGATCGGCTGCGCCGTTGCTATTGCCGATAAAGTGGACACGATTACCGGTATTTTTGGTATCAACCAGCTACCTACCGGCAGCAAAGATCCTTTTGCTCTTCGCCGTGCCAGCATTGGTGTACTCCGTATCATTGTTGAGAAGAAACTCAACCTTGATCTGGTAGCGTTGATTGATCAGGCAATTCAGGGCTATCAGGAGCAAGGTGTTTCCCTGCCGGCACTGGACAACCTTAATACGACAATAGTCAATTACATGCTGGAGCGTTTTGACGCCGCTTACCAGGAAGAAGGCATTGCTATTGAGATTGTCAACTCCGTTAAGGCATTACGCCCTACCCGGCCATTGGACTTTGATCTGCGCATCAAGGCAATTACCCGTTTTAATGCCATGAATGAAGCTGATGCACTGGCTTCTGCCAACAAGCGTGTATCAAATATTCTGGCTAAAGCGGGCGACATTGTTATTCCTGATGCACTGGATGAAACACTGCTCCGTGAAGTGGCGGAAATTGAGCTTGCGAAAGTTGTCTTTGTAAAAAAACAGGAAATTGCTCCCGCTCTGGAAGCAGGTCGCTATGCAGTGGTAATGGACAACCTGGCAGCACTGAAAGAGCCTGTAGACCGGTTCTTTGACCAGGTGTTAGTGAATGCAGAAGAAGAAGCAGTCCGTCTGAACCGGTATGCATTACTCAAGCAATTACGCAGTCTGTTCCTGCAGGTCGCTGATATCTCATTGTTGCAGAAAAGCTAA
- the glyQ gene encoding glycine--tRNA ligase subunit alpha, giving the protein MTSQSTPDIKTFQGLILALQQFWAQQGCVIMQPLDMEVGAGTFHPATFLRAIGPENWNSAYVQPSRRPTDGRYGENPNRLQHYYQFQVVMKPSPDNIQELYLDSLRQLGIDPLVHDIRFVEDNWESPTLGAWGLGWEVWMNGMEVTQFTYFQQVGGIECYPVTGEITYGLERLAMYIQGVDNVYDLVWTIGPQGPVTYGDVFHQQEVEMSTFNFEHADIEELFRHFDFFEGESRKLVDIGLPLPAYEYVLKASHTFNLLDARHAISVTERQRFILRVRTLARAVARAYFDKRHELGFPLADENIRNDVLASLAKEAAKESTQEEK; this is encoded by the coding sequence GTGACTTCCCAGAGTACGCCAGATATCAAGACATTTCAGGGGCTGATCCTCGCCCTTCAACAATTCTGGGCCCAACAGGGCTGCGTTATCATGCAACCACTGGATATGGAAGTGGGTGCTGGTACTTTCCATCCAGCCACTTTCCTGCGAGCCATCGGTCCGGAAAACTGGAACTCTGCCTACGTTCAGCCCAGCCGCCGTCCAACCGATGGCCGTTACGGTGAAAACCCAAATCGTCTGCAACATTATTACCAATTCCAGGTGGTGATGAAGCCTTCTCCCGATAACATTCAGGAGCTGTATCTGGACTCTCTCCGTCAGCTGGGAATCGACCCACTGGTTCATGATATTCGTTTTGTTGAAGACAACTGGGAGTCACCGACACTGGGTGCCTGGGGTCTTGGTTGGGAAGTCTGGATGAACGGTATGGAAGTCACCCAATTCACCTATTTCCAGCAGGTCGGCGGCATTGAATGCTACCCGGTTACCGGTGAGATCACCTATGGTCTTGAACGTCTGGCCATGTATATTCAGGGTGTGGATAACGTTTATGACCTGGTCTGGACGATTGGTCCACAAGGTCCGGTCACTTACGGTGATGTGTTCCATCAGCAGGAAGTTGAAATGTCCACATTCAACTTTGAGCATGCTGACATTGAAGAACTGTTCAGACATTTTGACTTCTTTGAGGGTGAATCCCGGAAGCTGGTTGACATCGGCCTGCCTCTACCGGCTTATGAGTATGTTCTGAAAGCTTCACACACCTTTAACCTGCTGGATGCCCGTCACGCCATCTCAGTGACTGAACGTCAGCGCTTTATCCTGCGCGTCAGAACCCTGGCCAGAGCCGTCGCCAGGGCTTACTTCGATAAACGTCACGAGCTTGGTTTCCCTCTTGCCGATGAAAACATTCGTAACGATGTTCTGGCCTCTCTTGCCAAAGAAGCAGCGAAAGAAAGCACGCAGGAGGAAAAATGA
- a CDS encoding permease translates to MKNVGKLDEYYNSMIHWAVRFFSMVVVDFLYTLAMLVWHMLWPLVFGFSLSAVIRSYVPGEMIIRRLGENGVISGLIATAFGAVSSVCNYATVGMGHTLRLKGASWGNTLAYMIASTNIGITMLIAVYGFLGPVFLNVMVVAGLIFLVLSYLLSIVFTMPAPEEPKDADAMAMKEKNNWQAACDYFRDDVAMTRKDILTGFVVASAVSVFMPPAWWDVIFGSYQDHGVMAWGWNAVMGIIVTIITFGCSIGNVSLAAVMWWHGVSSGGVMAFLLASLLTFPMLKVTAGYYGMKTTIKSTIVLSLGIILSCLMIDALLQAYSITLVRNNVITMTSGNGMLFTVAMNIAFAILAVLMYRKGRKMSM, encoded by the coding sequence GTGAAAAACGTGGGTAAGCTTGATGAATACTATAATTCCATGATTCATTGGGCAGTAAGGTTTTTCTCCATGGTTGTTGTCGATTTTTTGTATACATTAGCCATGTTGGTGTGGCACATGCTCTGGCCGTTGGTCTTTGGATTTTCACTGTCGGCAGTCATTCGCAGTTATGTTCCCGGCGAGATGATTATCAGGCGGCTGGGAGAAAATGGCGTGATCAGCGGGTTGATTGCCACGGCTTTTGGCGCAGTATCATCGGTCTGTAATTATGCCACCGTGGGTATGGGGCATACGCTCCGGCTGAAAGGAGCCAGCTGGGGGAACACGCTGGCCTATATGATCGCAAGTACCAATATCGGCATCACCATGCTGATTGCGGTTTATGGTTTTCTTGGCCCGGTATTTCTTAACGTCATGGTGGTTGCGGGACTGATTTTTCTGGTGTTGAGCTACTTGTTAAGTATTGTGTTTACTATGCCCGCACCGGAAGAGCCGAAAGATGCTGATGCGATGGCCATGAAAGAAAAGAATAACTGGCAGGCGGCTTGTGATTACTTTCGGGATGATGTGGCTATGACCCGTAAAGATATCCTGACGGGGTTTGTTGTGGCATCGGCCGTGAGTGTTTTTATGCCTCCAGCCTGGTGGGATGTCATTTTCGGTAGTTATCAGGATCACGGTGTGATGGCATGGGGGTGGAATGCCGTCATGGGCATTATCGTGACCATTATTACCTTTGGTTGCTCTATCGGGAATGTGTCATTGGCAGCCGTCATGTGGTGGCATGGTGTTTCATCCGGCGGTGTAATGGCTTTTCTTCTGGCTTCGTTGCTGACCTTTCCCATGTTGAAGGTGACCGCTGGCTATTACGGCATGAAAACCACCATTAAGAGTACCATTGTGTTGTCATTGGGTATCATTCTCTCTTGCCTGATGATTGATGCTCTTCTTCAGGCGTACTCAATCACTCTGGTCCGCAACAATGTGATTACCATGACGTCGGGAAATGGGATGTTATTTACTGTGGCCATGAATATTGCTTTTGCTATTTTGGCTGTGCTCATGTATCGGAAAGGCAGGAAGATGAGTATGTGA
- a CDS encoding TrkH family potassium uptake protein — protein MQFQVILSILGILLILFSTSSLPPIVVALLYHEQEITIFIYTFLLTLLLGTLLWFPFRHTKSELRTREGFLVTALFWIVLGTVGSLPFLLMESPALSITDALFESMSGLTTTGATILTGIEHLPRSILFYRQQLQWLGGMGIIVLAVAILPMLGIGGMQLYRTEMPGPVKDSKLTPRITETAKALWFLYLFLTTACALAYWLAGMNLFDAICHSFTTIAIGGFSTYDGSMGHFNSPMIISVAIFFMLIAGLNFALHFIAWRHKSLTHYIQDPEVKWFLAILGVVGTITVATLYLSDTYSLTKSFRYGLFEMVSVATTTGYTSSSSFSSWPMFLPLLLFFTSFMGGCAGSTAGGMKVIRVVLIAKQGIRELRRLVHPNAVFTIKIGSKPMSTRVGEAVWGFFATYILMFVLLFLALLATGLDFTTAFSTIASCLNNLGPALGEAAFSYQSLPDTAKWILAFAMLLGRLEIFTLLVLFTPTFWRY, from the coding sequence ATGCAGTTTCAGGTTATTCTGTCCATATTGGGCATTTTGTTAATTTTATTCAGCACGTCCAGCCTTCCTCCGATCGTTGTTGCTCTGCTTTATCACGAGCAGGAAATTACCATTTTTATTTACACCTTCTTATTAACATTGCTGCTAGGGACTCTTCTCTGGTTCCCTTTTCGGCATACCAAAAGTGAGTTGCGCACCCGTGAAGGGTTTCTGGTGACTGCACTGTTCTGGATTGTTCTGGGAACCGTGGGCTCACTGCCCTTTCTATTAATGGAAAGTCCGGCACTGAGCATTACCGATGCACTGTTTGAGTCCATGTCGGGCTTAACAACGACAGGGGCAACCATTCTGACCGGTATTGAGCACCTGCCCCGCTCTATTCTATTTTACCGGCAACAGCTGCAATGGCTTGGAGGAATGGGGATTATTGTGCTGGCAGTCGCCATTCTTCCAATGCTTGGGATTGGCGGTATGCAGCTCTATCGAACAGAGATGCCCGGGCCAGTTAAAGATTCAAAACTGACGCCCAGAATTACCGAAACAGCCAAAGCGCTCTGGTTTCTTTATCTCTTTCTAACCACGGCCTGCGCCCTGGCTTATTGGCTGGCAGGCATGAACCTGTTTGATGCGATATGCCACAGTTTCACAACCATCGCTATCGGAGGCTTCTCCACTTACGACGGCAGCATGGGGCATTTCAACTCTCCCATGATTATCTCTGTCGCCATCTTTTTCATGCTGATTGCCGGCCTCAATTTTGCCCTTCATTTTATCGCCTGGCGACATAAGTCACTGACCCACTATATTCAGGATCCAGAAGTTAAATGGTTTCTGGCCATTCTGGGTGTTGTTGGGACAATAACCGTTGCAACGCTCTATCTTTCTGATACGTACTCCCTGACCAAGTCCTTCCGCTATGGTCTGTTTGAGATGGTGTCGGTCGCCACAACCACTGGCTATACCTCATCCTCCAGCTTTTCATCATGGCCAATGTTTCTGCCACTGCTGTTGTTTTTTACCAGCTTCATGGGGGGATGTGCAGGCTCTACTGCCGGGGGGATGAAAGTCATCAGGGTTGTTCTGATTGCCAAACAGGGAATAAGAGAGCTTCGTCGTTTAGTTCATCCAAATGCTGTATTTACCATCAAAATTGGCAGTAAACCAATGAGCACAAGGGTAGGTGAAGCGGTATGGGGATTCTTTGCAACGTATATTTTAATGTTTGTTCTTCTCTTTCTGGCTTTACTGGCCACAGGATTGGACTTTACTACCGCATTCTCAACCATCGCATCGTGCCTGAATAACCTTGGACCCGCCCTTGGCGAGGCTGCGTTCAGCTATCAGAGCCTGCCTGATACGGCAAAATGGATTCTTGCTTTTGCCATGCTGTTGGGACGTCTGGAAATTTTTACCCTTCTGGTGTTGTTTACTCCAACCTTCTGGCGTTACTGA
- a CDS encoding IS4 family transposase: protein MTCFDRSELLSMAEQLGFTIRQRDIRPLDFILSLIDALAGDGNCDTQADLHRKFNELTGLNVSYRSWANQAKKDALPTLILWLWVQCLEIFSRKVMAFDEDSPFSEFEHILIQDGSSQAVYDALKEAFPGRFSTVSPAAVELHTTMDLLTNNLVRVQLTEDTRSERDCLPPLPTSMAYILMLMDAGYFELELFAAIDDREGSFICKAPQSINPTILSAVREDGKNLNRYKGQKLKDVLSGFPKDQCLDLDVEWPGFKAWPFRLVVRWNDKKQKWVFVVTNLNRVEFTLSDVLQAYRLRWQIELIFKEIKSYSGWHRFNTKSATLVFSLILMSFVVVTLKRYLAHAAQANLCESGSIEEISTHKVMKSGTHLFGNVISSLMNAGKSLVSCIKKLLDFWGNNAKREHPARDGCSGRTRLGLCAVGGA, encoded by the coding sequence TTGACCTGTTTCGACCGGTCAGAACTCCTAAGTATGGCGGAACAGCTTGGTTTTACTATACGACAGCGAGATATCCGTCCTTTGGATTTTATCCTCTCACTGATCGATGCCCTCGCTGGTGATGGAAACTGCGATACCCAGGCGGATCTACACCGTAAATTTAACGAGTTGACGGGGCTGAATGTCTCTTATCGTTCTTGGGCAAATCAAGCTAAAAAGGACGCGCTGCCTACTCTTATCCTGTGGCTATGGGTGCAGTGTCTGGAAATATTTTCCCGCAAAGTCATGGCGTTTGATGAAGACAGTCCATTTTCAGAGTTTGAGCACATTCTGATTCAGGACGGTTCGTCACAAGCTGTCTATGATGCCCTGAAAGAAGCATTTCCCGGCAGGTTCTCAACGGTCAGTCCTGCTGCCGTCGAGCTTCATACGACAATGGATCTTCTCACCAACAACCTGGTGCGGGTGCAGCTGACTGAAGATACCCGTTCAGAAAGAGACTGTCTGCCACCACTGCCAACATCCATGGCCTATATCCTGATGCTAATGGATGCCGGTTATTTTGAGCTGGAACTCTTTGCCGCTATTGATGACAGGGAGGGTTCTTTTATCTGCAAGGCACCTCAGAGTATCAACCCGACGATACTCAGCGCGGTACGGGAGGATGGCAAGAATCTCAATCGCTACAAAGGACAAAAACTGAAGGATGTACTGTCTGGCTTCCCCAAAGACCAGTGCCTCGACCTGGATGTAGAATGGCCGGGATTCAAAGCCTGGCCATTCCGCTTGGTTGTCCGCTGGAATGACAAAAAACAGAAGTGGGTTTTCGTTGTGACCAACCTGAACCGGGTGGAGTTCACCTTGAGTGATGTGCTCCAGGCCTATCGTCTACGGTGGCAGATAGAGCTGATTTTCAAAGAGATCAAATCCTATTCAGGGTGGCATCGTTTTAACACCAAATCAGCGACACTGGTGTTTAGCCTGATTCTGATGTCCTTTGTGGTTGTGACGTTGAAAAGGTACCTTGCCCATGCTGCACAGGCGAACCTCTGTGAAAGTGGGAGCATTGAGGAAATCTCGACGCACAAGGTGATGAAAAGTGGGACTCACCTGTTTGGTAATGTGATTTCATCGTTGATGAATGCAGGAAAGTCATTGGTCTCATGCATTAAAAAGCTACTGGACTTCTGGGGAAATAATGCGAAACGAGAACACCCTGCACGGGATGGTTGTTCAGGGCGTACAAGATTAGGCCTTTGTGCGGTGGGTGGGGCTTAA
- the trkA gene encoding Trk system potassium transporter TrkA, with the protein MKIIILGAGQVGGTLAENLANEENDITVVDTDATRLRELQDKIDIRTIQGKASFPGVLKQAGADEADMLVAVTNSDEVNMVACQIAYTLFNTPSKIARIRQAAYLKNESLFANAALPIDVLISPEQVVTNYIKRLLERPGALQVLDFAEGRAQLVAMKAYYGGPLVGHELRYIREHMPNVDTRVAAIFRRGNAIMPKGNTVIEVDDEVFFIAAREDIRAVMGELQRLDDDYKRIIIAGGGNIGLRLAQAVEDQYKVKIMEHNMERCQFLSETLTKAMVFCGNASDKELLISENIEETDIFCALTNDDEANVMSSMLAKRLGARKVMALINNPAYVDLVQGGEIDIAISPQLATIGSLLKHVRRGDIVNVHSLRRGAAEAFEVIAHGSEQSSKVVGKTIQEVVLPQGATIGAIVRDDQVLIAHDTTRIESGDHVILFLTNKRKIRELEQLFQGGLGFF; encoded by the coding sequence ATGAAAATCATCATTCTCGGTGCCGGTCAGGTGGGTGGCACACTGGCAGAAAACCTGGCCAATGAGGAAAATGACATTACGGTGGTCGATACCGATGCCACCCGACTTCGAGAGCTCCAGGATAAAATTGATATCCGAACCATCCAGGGCAAAGCTTCTTTTCCCGGGGTCCTGAAACAGGCCGGTGCCGATGAAGCCGATATGCTGGTTGCTGTCACCAACAGTGATGAAGTGAATATGGTAGCCTGCCAGATTGCCTACACACTGTTCAACACGCCATCAAAAATTGCCCGTATCCGCCAGGCTGCTTATCTGAAGAATGAAAGCCTGTTTGCCAATGCCGCACTGCCCATTGATGTACTTATCAGCCCGGAGCAGGTCGTTACCAACTATATCAAACGACTGCTGGAACGCCCCGGCGCCCTTCAGGTACTGGATTTTGCCGAAGGCCGTGCCCAGCTGGTGGCCATGAAGGCCTATTATGGCGGCCCGCTGGTCGGTCACGAGCTGCGTTATATCCGTGAGCACATGCCCAATGTCGATACCCGGGTAGCGGCCATTTTCCGGCGTGGCAATGCCATCATGCCCAAGGGCAACACCGTTATCGAGGTGGACGATGAAGTCTTCTTTATTGCCGCCCGTGAAGATATCCGGGCCGTCATGGGCGAGCTGCAGCGGCTGGATGATGACTATAAGCGCATCATTATTGCCGGTGGCGGCAATATCGGCCTGCGCCTGGCTCAAGCCGTGGAAGACCAATACAAGGTCAAGATCATGGAACACAATATGGAACGTTGCCAATTCCTGTCAGAGACGCTGACCAAAGCCATGGTTTTCTGCGGCAACGCCTCCGATAAAGAGCTGTTGATCAGTGAAAATATCGAAGAAACCGATATCTTCTGTGCGCTGACCAATGACGATGAAGCCAATGTCATGTCATCGATGCTGGCAAAACGTCTGGGTGCCCGTAAGGTCATGGCTCTGATCAATAACCCTGCTTATGTCGATCTGGTGCAGGGAGGTGAAATTGATATTGCGATATCACCTCAATTAGCCACGATTGGCAGTCTCCTCAAGCACGTCAGACGCGGCGATATAGTGAACGTTCACTCACTGCGAAGAGGTGCTGCTGAAGCGTTCGAGGTGATTGCCCATGGCAGTGAGCAGAGTTCTAAAGTGGTTGGTAAAACGATTCAGGAAGTGGTGTTACCCCAGGGTGCAACCATTGGTGCTATCGTTCGTGATGATCAGGTGCTGATTGCTCACGATACCACCCGAATTGAATCCGGTGATCATGTTATTCTCTTCCTGACCAATAAACGCAAAATCCGTGAGCTTGAGCAGCTCTTTCAGGGCGGTCTTGGGTTCTTTTAA